The genomic stretch CCGATATGTACAATACGTGGATCGGTCAAGCTTCgatatcaacaaaattaaaatcCCCATGAATAAAACTGATTTCACAATAACCGTCTATGTATGTGCATGTACAATCTCCCGCCTTCTTTCATATTTTAACAGCATCTACCTCATTGCGATTATAACTAACGTCATGTGAGTAATTCGACCATTTTCTATTATGATAAGGAGATACATcaaagggggtaatcacgtggcaaacaagatggcgacgtccatgccgagacaggtatttttcgccgttatATACCCTTTATTAATCGTATTGATTGCTTAAATATATTCAATACAAGTAATAAGAGTATAAAAATGTCTTAAATACCTGtttcggcatgaacgtcgccatgtTGGTTGTCATGTGATTAACCCCTCTGTACAAGCGCCGCGCTCTAAGAAAatgggggtttgatgcatgtgcgtaaagtgatgtcACAGAttggactaatcagggacgacgattTTCGGGAGTTTTTGTTAAAGAAACTTACTTTTCACAAAAACAATCATTTCAAGGATATGTTTTGTTCCGGTTATCCTGTACATAtagcattaagtcccattttcctaGATTGAAACTCATGCTTAGTGTACTGTGCCACATCATAATTACACGTAATAAAGTTGACTAGTGTTATAAAATCCTGGTAGCGTTTTTTACAGCATGTTAAAGAAATATATGAAGCCACATTTTACAGTTAGCATACGCAGAAGGTAAATATGGAACACCTTTATGACGACACAAACGTGAATTTTGCTGAGTTGTTAAAGAgcataaaacatattaaactcaatttattataaatatttggtGATTCTTTCACAATGTTCAAATCTTTGTTTTTAATGGAACATACATTTATCTAGTTTGGGTATTTTTACgaaataatgtttgtatatagTATATgctaatttatttcattaattacttttatttttaactgaCTGTATTCCATTTgaaatttatgaatttttaattaGCTCACTGTGCCATGATGAAAATAAAACAGACAGcaaagttatgttgttgttgttgttggtgtgtgCACATTCCAAACGCATCATGCAAGTTTCTGACATTTCGCTTCAATCTCAACGCTTCTGACAGTGGGCTACACAACACCGTTATGGCGGTGTGCTTTTGCATGAAACAACGATGCTAAAAATCACATCCATAAACGCCATAATGTTAAAGACTCGAATAAAAGTGCAATGCTGCttcaaataacataataaaacagCATTTCCTCGCTCTCGTTCTTTCATTTTGGaacgacatttttttaaatcatcaacaaATAATAATGTCACGAAATTGTGAAAAAGGCAAGCTTATTATGATGATGTTATTGTCTTTTTACCGGGCGCATTCTTATATCATAGAACATGGTTGCATGGTTACGCAGCAACTAATTCTTTGTGTCTAGGATTTAAAATGAGCTCGTTCGGGAAAAACTGTGCTTATTTAATGTGCGTttattgtcgtcccagattagcctgtgctgtccgaaCAGGCGTAAAGGAGGGGGGCAAAACGTTCCGCCCACAATGTTTTTTCGATTAGAatgacttcttttaaacgaacaaTGTCTCAAGAGCGCAAAGAATTttacctgattagccagtgtggactgcacaggctaatcttggcaactctttacgcacatgcattaagcccaaatttTTCCATAACGAGGGCCAAATGACAGATAAGCAGCATTTTAAAACGACGGAGCACAACGTCAACCAATTCAAACAAGAAACGGCTTATTTCGCGTTTTATTGCAGATTTGAACTGTCTAACAATGTTACTGATAATGAATTTAACGCATATTTTTACTAATCTAATCAGAAAACGaatatgttatattaattaaataaatgtcataatAAGAGTACGTCATAATAATAGTAtgtcatataaataaattatagaGAGGGACATACAACTCGTGAAGTTTTGACTATCAGCAAGCAATGTTTGCAAGTGCATGTAGAAAACAGCAATAATCCTCTGGTGCCCTATGCATAAGCAAACGTAACTTGTAAAGGCATGACAAAGTTGTAGATTGGTTTAAACTATTCATTATCCACAAAGGCGGTTTACGCAGTTCACATATTTAACCGTCTTCTTCGTCTGGATCCACAAAATCCACGACTTCATCCTCAAACCGTGTCACGTGATCCACATCGCGACCGAACCTTCCACCGCCTAGAGTGTAGTCGCCGAACCCCGCACGTTTCCCGAAACGGCCGCCTCCGAGACCATAGTCGAAGTCCCAGTTGCCTTGGCGCTTGCTGACCTCCAGGGACAGACTTCCGGTCGCAGGGTCCAGCTCCGATTTTGACAGCAGCGCTGATAGCAACGGCTGATCGCGTGACGTCTGCGGACTGAGTTCGGAAATGGCGTCAAACTGAGACGGGTTTGCTTGCACATTTCTGGGAAACTCGGCAGCTGTTAAGATTATATCGTTTGTAGAAGGGCTGTTTGCTTTTAAATTTATGTGTAGCTCTTTTCGGAGTTCATTGAGAATTGTGTTTATCTCTTCGGTTTGTCGATTTCGTCCTAATGACGGGTACCCCAGTGCGCATGCGCAACCGATAACGAAAACAAAGAAGCACGTGATCATTTCTTGGGACGTCGTTGATGTCGCAGCCATTTTGGATCTCTGAAACAAATATCGGTTCATCAATAGACGGAACTGATAAAGCGCAAATGAGCGTATGAATTGGTTATCAAATCCCCAACAAATATTTACGCATGACATAATTCATGAATTGGAAATGAGTAATCAGCGCGCAATCGCAGCTCACGACCATGGCTTTGAACTTTAAGTGACATGTCAACATTTGTGTTCATAATTGTTCGAACATCTCAACAAAAGGGCATCGAATTACCGGCGAAGCATTGTCTGCTTGTAAATGTTAACAGCAAACTGAGTACAACGACTCGTGAGTAGCCACTAACACCATTCATGTCATGGCATGTTGGCCTATGATCCGAACATTGTCATTTAGTTATTACAAGCAAGCACAGTTATTACCTAATGTTTATTTTGCGGCCAgattttaaatactttatatacTTTAATGCAATCGACGTTGATTTAGTTGCAACATTTTTATCTATCTTAACTATAAAAAATGCCAAAAGTAAATGaacaaatattatcaataatCTGATCGTACAAAAAGCATTTTTGGATAATATCTAAACATGCTAAAACTTGGTGAGACGCACAACACATGAATAACAAAAAAAGCTAAATATATTCATTTATGCAGCCTAAAGCTAAATATATTCATTTATGCAGCCTAAAGTTAAATACCAACAATGAGCAAGTAAACTATGATGCAATGACGCATCATATGTTCCAATAACGTATACTATGATCCAATAACGTATAGTATGATACAATGACGTGCTATTTGATCCAATTACGTATAATATGATACAATAACGTATAATATGATCCAATGACGTATACTATGATCCAATGACGTATAATATGATTCTATGACgtataatatgataaatgacgTATACTATGATACAATGTCGTATACTATGATTCAATGACGTATACTATGATCCAATGACGTACACTATGTTCTTATGACGTATTTCATGATCGAATGACGAATAATATGACCCCATGGCGTATAATATGATCCTATAACGTATAATAAGATAAAATGACATGTTGTGTGATCCATTGACATTTGATACGATCCAATGACGTATACTTTGATCCGATGACGTATAATATGATCCAATGACGTATACTTTGAGCCAATGACGTCAACCATAATTGAAGGACGTATATTATGATCAAATAATGTAATATGATCCAAGACGTATACTATGATCCACTGACGTCAAGACGTATACTATGATCCACTGACGTATACTATGATCCAATTGTGTATACCAGGATCCAATGACGTATACTATTATCAAATGACGTATAATATGAATCAATGACGTAAATAATGATCCAGTGACGTATAAAATGATCCAATGACGTATAATATGATCCAATGATGTATAATATGATCCAGTGATGTATAATATGATCCAATGACGTATACTATGATCCAGTGACGTATACTATGATCCAGTGATGTATACTATGCTCCGATGACGTGTTATATTATCAAATGACGTATACTATAATCTAACGACGTATACAATTGTCCAATGACTTATGACATTCACGTGTATACTATTATAAGGTAGTTAGGATATTACCCGCTACTATCCACAGTGTATAGGTTTGCGTGTGCTAATGAATCTCAAACTTAATCTCAAATATTTACTATTCGAAAAGTCTTAATCTGTTTGTATTATCGTTTATAGAGGTGTACACCCTTGACACAATCATAATATTGAAATCACAGTTTTATATGAGTCGTGCTAGGAGAAAATttggttttatgcatgtgcattaagtgtcgcccCATGATTTgccagtgcagtccgcagaggTTTATCATGGACAAAACTTTACACGTAAATTGGATGGTCGTTTAGAGGAGTCTTGACTTGAACGAAACATTCCATACGAGCGGACATTATCGTGAAGGACTGCAcatgtaatctgggacgacactttacgtacatgcattaagctgcGTTTTATAAGAACGTCACTTATTTGTATTACTTGTTTATAAAGAGTGAGTATAATAAACTACACTTTATCAAGTGGAATAAAGGCATCACACACAACATATCGACCGTGTGTTTGAGCACGATGCCATTCCGTGACTACTAAACTCGTTGTTCACTTTATTGGGCAATTACCATACAATTTCCGAGCTAAAACTAAATGCTAGTGTTGATATATGCGGTGTTGTTGGCCATGATTTTGAAACAACACTTTCACACTTAAATGATCGCCTAACAATAACAAgctattaatatttttaacaatatgcGCCGGAATATCAGcatcgttctaggaaaactggccTTACTGCATGTGTGAaaaatgttgtccttgattagcctgtgtattccaCACAAGCATATAACGGACACCACTTtctgccttaaaggggccttttcacagattttggcatttttttaacttactcattaaatgctttatattgataaatgtaaacattggatcgtaaaagctccagtaaaaaatcaagaaaaaaaataaaaaaaggaaaagaacattgcccggagcaggtttcgaaccagtgacccctggagtcctgccagagtcctgaagtaaaaacgctttagcctactgagctattccgccaagtacacattcttgacgtattttataccttatataagcaatcttcgtagtttcacaaaatttaacgacaaaaacagaactctccaaattattcaatcgtttcgcgttgcaacgctttataaattttaggttttaaaatcgtcaaaagatgcatataatggctatattagagcatggttaatgttcagtattactgtttcctcacaaatatcataactgaaacgaaaacttacgaatcttaaacaatttttttcaattttgtcaatttaccaaagcgtgaaaagatccctttaactggAATTTCGCTAAcgaaaaaaaaagacaataaaaaAATCTACACGcggaaatgtcgtcccagatccacacatgctaatctggggtgacTCTATACGCAACAttcaataagcccagtttttctagaACGCATATCATATTATTAAACACTACATTCGCTGCACACATATAGGtctaatttaacccatttatgcctagcgtctggaaaaaaggcatcggcaaacagcgtacacccagctgagacaccgcatgatgcggcgtctcttagggtctgcgctgtttgcttaaaggattttctgtgagaaatattctaaatatagaaataaatatactagacatccctaatgttagacataaattgatccaatttagaaggatgggagagtccactaggcataaatgggttaataatatgAGCCGGAATTtcagcctcgttttgggaaaactggcctTACAACACAACATATCGACCGTGTGTTTGAGCACGATGCCATTCCGTGACTACTAAACTCGTTGTTCACTTTATTGGGCAATTACCATACAATTTCCGAGCTAAAATGCTAGTGTTGATATATGCGGTGTTGTTGGCCATGATTTTGAAAAAACACTTTCACACTTAAATGATCGCCTGACAATAACAAgctattaatatttttaacaatatgcGCCGGAATATCAGCATTGTTCTAGGAAAACTCGCCTTACTGCATGTGCGAAAAATGTTGTCTTTGATAAGCAAGTGTATTCCAC from Dreissena polymorpha isolate Duluth1 chromosome 10, UMN_Dpol_1.0, whole genome shotgun sequence encodes the following:
- the LOC127848429 gene encoding uncharacterized protein LOC127848429; translation: MAATSTTSQEMITCFFVFVIGCACALGYPSLGRNRQTEEINTILNELRKELHINLKANSPSTNDIILTAAEFPRNVQANPSQFDAISELSPQTSRDQPLLSALLSKSELDPATGSLSLEVSKRQGNWDFDYGLGGGRFGKRAGFGDYTLGGGRFGRDVDHVTRFEDEVVDFVDPDEEDG